A window of Gammaproteobacteria bacterium genomic DNA:
TGGAAAGCCGAAGGACAAAAAATCCCGGGCATTAAAAAACTAATTGTGCAAAAAAGCCGCTGGGGCCAATCCTCCGGTTCGGCGGTGGAAGTCATTATCTTGGAAAATGACGATAAACGGCGTCAACAGGCCGCCGAATCCATTTTGGCCGCCATGCAAAAGCACCCGGATTTAGACAACGCGGAAATTGATCAACCGTTGGAATTGATAGAATACAAAATTGATATTGATCGTAACAAGGTAAAACGCTTGGGGATAAATCCCAAGGATATTTCTTCTACTTTCCGGGCCAGCCTGGAGGGGGCTGTTATTTACGAGCTACCGGATGGGCACGAGCACATCGATGTGCGTTTGTCGGTAAGCGAAGATGCGAAGCGCGATATACAAAGTATTTTGATGATACCCGTGGAAAACCGCTCCAGCTATCTGGCGCCCTTAAAGGATTTGGTCAGCGTGGAGAAAACAAAGGCACCCATATCCATTTCCCGACGCGAAACTCGCCGTGTGAGCTCTGTTATGGCAGACCTGAAAAAAGGCGCAGGAAAAACTCCGCTGGAGATTGCCGTGGACTTGGAAAACGGCGTGTTCAAAGAAGTGGTCCGGCGCCAGCCCACAACCGCTTTAGGATTTGACGGAGAGGTGGCCGATACCCGAGAGTCTAAAAACGATTTTCGTAACTCCACTATATTGGTATTGTTGCTGATTTTCGCCATCCTGGCAGTGCTGTTCAATTCCATCAGTCGTCCCCTGTTGATTATGCTGGCCATACCCTTCGGTGCAGTGGGCGTCATCCTGGCGTTTTGGATGCACGGTCAGCTTCTGATTGGTTTTTTTGCGGCGATTGGAACGTTGGGAATGGTCGGGGTGGTTATAAACGATGCCATCATAATGGTTACCAAGCTGGACCAGGAATATGAAGAGCCCTCAGCGGACAAAGAGCCCTCAGCGGAAAAAGAGCCCTCAGCGGACAAAGAGCCCTCAGCGGGTAAAAAACCCTCAGCGGGTAAAACCGACAGCAATTTGTGTATGTATGAGCGTATCGCACGAATTGCCCAAACTCGGCTCAAGGCGGTATTGTTAACCACGATTACCACGGTCGCCGGTGTACTACCCACCGCCTACGGTTTGGCCGGGTACGATGCCATGTTGGCGGAAATGATGCTGGCGTTGGCCTGGGGGCTGATGTTCGGCACGCTGATCACCTTGTTACTGGTGCCTTGTTTGTATGCTCTGGCAGTGCAATGGTTGCCACGTAGTAGTGTAAGGAAGTTGGAATCATGATGACGTCAAAAAATACGCTACTGAGAAGCCTGGCCTCCGTGCTGTTGTTGTCGCTGATGCTTCCTGTCCGGGCGGGAGATACGAAACCGCAGGGGCAAACACCCCAAAAGTTGTCCCTTAAGGAGTTTGTCGTAAAAGCAAGCACCAACGATGTGGGGTTTGAAGCCATACTGTTAGACCGTCTGTCGCTGCAATACCGGCGTGATGTTTTGTTACCGGAGCGGGATATTATTCTGCAAATCAAACAACAAATGCATTTTTTTGAAGGTGGGCGCAGAGACGGCTCCAGCGCCATATCCTTATCCAAGCTATTTCCGGATACCGGTACTCGCTTGAGTGCAACCTATGACAAGGGGGCGTCCTTGTCCGGCAATGACACGGCCAGTATGCAGGTTTTGATCGCTCAGCCTTTAGCGCAGAATGCCTTCGGTAAAGCCATTCAACTGCAAGACAGTTTAATCGGTGTAGAGAATCAAATCAGCCACTATCAGATTGTGGAAGCCTATGAAGACTATTTGGCGGCGTTGACCACCGTTTGGTACAACTGGTATTCCGCCTTTGAAAATCTCAAAGTGGCACGCACCGCGGTGCAATCCGGTGAGCGGTTGTTAAAAAATATTCTGGAACGCCAGCGGCAAAAAATCGCCTTGCCGGTGGATGTGAATAAAATGAAATTGTCCCTTATAGCCAAAAAAGAAAACCGGGTGGTGTTACAGGAAATCTACGACAACCTAAGCAATTTAGTCTACAGCGCGATGCGCTACCGACCTGTAGGTCAGGCGGGGAACGGTGGTTTTGTTCCCGATGCACCGGGGGATACCGCGAAGCTATTTGACTTTGAGCAGGAGTATGAACACTTTGTCAGCAGCAGTCGCACTTATGCGATTTTAAATTTATTGGATAAACAGGCGGGCTTGGCCTTGGATCAGGTGGCCGATGATTTATTGCCATCTACTGAATTATTGCTGGCTTATGATGTGGACGCCCAGGAGTGGGGCACAGGTAGCCGGGACAACCGTTTTACTGCCGGCATTGCTGTAAGCTGGCCCATCGGTCGTCGTGTGGATAAAGCCCGCTACGAAATTGAACAACTGCAGCGTAAGAAAACCCGGTTGTCCAATCAAAGTAAACTGGAAGATTTGCGCACCAATTTGGGCAATTTGTATTTACAGATACAACGCGAACAAGAGCTCATGGAAATATCTCAACAGAAGATCCAATTGGCACAAGCGGTTTTAAAGGACGAAAAGGAAAACTATTCCTTCGGCAAAATCAGCCTGAACGACTACATCAGTGCCGTTAACAATGTGGATGAGAATCGTTTCAGCTATACCCGTCATGTAGTACAGCTGAACAAATTAATGTTGGAGTGGATGCGGTTGGCTGATCGTTTGGTGGACGAGAAGGAAATTATTGACGTTTCGACACATTAAAAAAGGCGCGATCCCTTCCGGAACCGCGCCAGGGGAGGTAATGAGTTAATCGTCTTCGCTTTTTTTCCTACCTTGCCACTGCGGTACGATTTCCATCCACCGGGTGGTTCCCAGGCTATCTTTACTTGAGCCGGCGCCACTGCTGCTGACGTAGCGTCCGCCGCACCCGAAACAATAGGTATCATTTGTGGGAAGACTGGGTAGGGCATCCGCGCCGGGGCCTCCGGCGACAAAGGATAGCAAGTTGGAATTGGCTTGATTGGAGATTCTGGCGGTGCTGTAGCTGGTTGGGTCGGCACTGATAACCGTAATGGTTTTGTTTCCCGCTTCTATAAAAAATCCATCACGCACCATAATTCCGCCGTTGATAAATTGATGTGTTCCATTGTTTTTCGCTTCCAACTCCAAGGCCTGGGGTACATAAACCAATCCGGAAATATTCACGTGATCGTGCATGTCAACCAGACCGCCGGTATAGAGATAAGCCGGTATATCTTCAAACTCTTCGCTGCGAATATCATTGGCTTTGAGTAAACCCAACACGCCGGGGGGTAGTCCAAACTTGGGACAGGTCGAACCGTCAGACTGTAGACATCCTGCCGGGGGAAGTGTGGCCCAGGTTGCGGCGCTGAGCTGTAGCTTGTCGAATGCTTCTGCCCAGCTATCGGCGTATCCGGACGACATTAGCAAATGGTATTGGCTGGCGGGGTTTAAGTTGGAAAATTCGGTGCTCAAGTCTTTGCCGGTTTCATATTTAAACTGATCTTTTGAGGATTGGTGGATATCAGCCAAGTTAATGCTCGGAGTGAGTACGCCGGCTTTTTGTTTGTTGCTGATGGCATCAATCACCGGTAAATTGTCCATGGTGCCATTGTCATCGGCATCGTGGGTGCCGTTAACGATGATGGGGATTTCCACTTTAAAGTAGAGTTCTTTGGGGGCAAAAGGCAGTTCATCCAGAGCGATGGGTGAGGCGGTGATATGGTCCACAAAGTCCCACATTAAAGTACCTTTGACTTTGATTTTGGCAGTTGCCGGTAAAGTAACGCCGCACAAGGTGGTATTGTTGGCAATAGTCGTGAAATGTCCGCCGCCTAAGCCAGGGGCGCAGGCGCATTCACCGGCACTGGTCGTATTGCCACAAAATCCATATAAGTTGGATGCGACTACCGTTTGTCCCAAGGCGTTTTTGACGCAAGAGGCGCCGGTACACTGACCTTTTTCCAGTCCGACCTTAACTCGCACAATACCGTACATGGTGCGATCATTGGCAATATTGTCCAGAAATTGTTTGAAACTTATGCTGCCGTAAGTGCCGACCGGGGTTAGCAAAGTGTTTACATTGGCGCTCAGCCAGTCGGCGGTGCTGCGCAATCGATTGAGTTCAAACATATGCTTGCCTCCCGCAAAATAGTTCAGCTGGCTTGCGGTCCCGAAATTGTTGTTGGAAACATTGTCTGCCTCCGCTCCAATTTGCAGCATGAGTTGGTGGGGAGTGTTGGCACTGTTGCGACTCATGGTTTGGTAGTCAGGTATGTTAATGGAGTTGCCCCCAACTCCGGTTTCAATGGTGGTCTTGTTTTTGTCGCAACCTGGAAAAAATGCCAAATTGGATTTAATGGCATGAACACCCGGTGTGGCGGTGTTATCTATGATAACGGTCCCTTTACTAGTGGACGCGCAAGAAGCAGTGGCTTCGCTCACTTTAACGGTCACTGTGGCTTTCTCGGTTCCGCAACTGACTTCCAGCGTGATGGTTTCTTTTGCGGAGCCCAGTTTGCCGTGCATGGTTTGCATGTGGGTGTAGCTAAATTCACCGGTTCCGGCAAAGCCCGCCCCCATGGCCATAGAGCCGTGTCTGGGTTGTTTTTTCATGGAATAGCTGTAGGCACCACCGCAGCTTCCACCGGTGGTTGTGGCGGTAAAAGTGATGCTTTCACCCAAAGACATGGCTACGTCTCCGGCCGGTGATATATCCAACATGAGCGCAGCGCCGGCCGGATTGACCGGGGCGACACAGAGCCAAATGGACACTGCCAATAAAGCGGCAATACGTGTGTGGCTGTTGGGTTGTAAGGTACTCATGGTCAATCTCATTTTTATATTTTCATTTATAGCTATCTGCCGGCCTTGATTATGGGTTACGGGCAATATTACTGGCTTCGGACAAGGCTGAAACAAAGCCCAACCTCTGAGAGGACTGATAAGTACCTACATACCGTTGTAAAAACCGCTTAGCTCGTTCTACTTGCGCTACGGTCTGGACAAATAAATCAACCGAGTCGGCATCGTGCGGGTTTTGGGTGATTTCCAGCCACACCGCTGCTCGATTACCACTGGTTTCGCCGTCCCAGTTTTTTGCGGTGCTGCTAACAACACGACCGTTTTCATTCAAGGTGTAAAGCACCGGATGGAATGCGGTACCGAACATGTCAGGAATGCGTAAACGTTGTCGACTTGCAGGTATTTTTTGTGTGGTTAAAGGGGTGACGGGTGCATTCGAAGCTTCACCATCGGCCAGTTTTTGCAATAAAGACGGTTGGTTGACATCCAGGCCACCGGTTTTACTCACATAAAACATATAGCTGAACAGAAACGCATCCGGTGTATTCATGTTTTTCTGCAACAGGGCTCCTTCACAGGCATCTTGTGTGGTGCCATTGGCATCGATGCAATCGTTGCTGCGCACACTGACATCGGTGTCCAATCGGTTGGTGACAAAGCGGATTCTCAAGTGTTCCAGCGCGCTTTCTGCCATGAGCAGCGCTTTGTCCTGGTCACGTACGGAGCCGGAAATTTGGGTGCTATCACTGCTTCGGGAAAATAGTTGCGAAGCGGCCACGCCCAGGATCAACAAAAAAATGGAGGCCAGTAACAGTATGTAACCGGTTTGTTGTCGACGTCGGTTGTAGAGTATTTGTGCCATCGTGCTTCATCTGGGTTCAGTTACGCGGCAATACATAGCCCTGGAATACGGTTTGTGACGGGGCCATGTCCGATTTTAGTGTAGCCAAACTGGCCAGTGTCAGTTCGAAATATTTACCGCCCGCTATGGGTTTAACCTGAAAATTGGTAATGCTGGTTTCCATGCTGGCAGCGTGACCCACTAAAGTTTCCAAGACTGCAGAATTCAAGCCAGATAAGCTGGCAGCCTTACCGATACGTAATTCATTGGGATGGTTAATGGTGTTGCCATTTTCCCACTGGATACGAATCGCATTATCCGAATAAGGCGAAACATCGTTGGGCCAGATGGGGTAGCCTGCCGGTATGGTCAGATCAAGAATGGTGCTGGTATCTGTGGTGGTGATTTTAACGCTGCTGCGCTGGGATTGTCGCAGCAAACGGCTGACCATATCAAAGGCCGCTTTACCTTCCTCATTGGCCTTGGTTTTCAGATTGTGGCTGACAATAACATTGCTACTGGTGCTGAATGTGGATACCACGGCCAGCGACAAAATGCTGGCGACCGCAATGGAAACCATTGACTCGACAAATGACATACCTAGGGACTTTTTCATCTTCATGGCTTATTCACATAGAAAGTAAACGGAGCATGGATAGACTTGGGTCCCCGAAGGGTAACGAAAGTTACTTTAACGCCGACCGTAATTGGGGAGATCCAGGTTTCCGGTTTGGGCTTGCCTTTTAGAAGATTGGTGCCGGCATCGTCAAAGGCCTCGGCAATGCTGATGGTAAACTTGTCCCTATCGCCGTTGTTCAGTACTTCGATCCCTGGCGCAAAAGCGAGAATTTGGTTTTTAAAATCCTCAGGATTGTTATTTGCAGCCAAGTATACCGGTATCAAAATTTGTGATGCGGTATTCAACGATACAGAGCGATTGTTATTGTCTACACTGCTGCGTAGGGCGCTGGTGGAGATTTTGCTGATGCCTATCAAACCAATGGCAAACACAGCCAGGGCGATTAAAACCTCCAGCAGTGCAAATCCTTGGTTTGTTTTTGAGCGCATCAACTTCATCATGGCGACTATTGGGACAAAATCTGTCCGGACAGGGTGGCAATGGTGATGTTTTTTCTCAGCGCCGGGTCATATGTGGACTTCAGAGAAATAGTGCCGGTATTATTGACTGTACCAAAGCCGTTAAAACGATAGCTGGCGCTGTCTACAGCCGTGACCCGCGACAGAGATATGGTTTGAACCACGGTGTCATCCGGTAGGCTTAAAGTGATTGCGCCGCTGTTCTGGATAAAGTTTACATTAATGTTGGTGTTTTCCGTGCGAGCCAGTGTTTTAGCTTTGCGCAGTGCCAGAGCTGTAGTTTCGGCGGCATCTTTGAGTGCTGCTCGAGCCATGGTGGTGGCCAGGTCCGGTAAGGCTATAGAAGCGAAAATGCTGAAAATGGCAACCACAATGATCAGTTCGATTAAAGTGAAGCCGTGACTGGTGTTTTGGTTTGTCATGCGCCCCTCCTGCTATATCGAATCAGCACGACGTGCTGGGCGATAATATCCAGCAGTTTTTGCTTAAAACACTGCCGTCAAAAGATGTTGTGGTTTTGGTACCGTGGTGATCAATGGTGAACTGGAAGTCACCGCTGAGCCCCAGTCCCACATTGGCTTTGTTACTGGCAGTCCAGGTAAAGCTGTGGGCGGCTCCGCTGCAAGCGAAGTTGAAGTGTTTATTGGCCGGTGCGGCGACAGCGCAAGTGCCATCGGCCTTGATGTAACTATGTTCATCCTGGTAGTGTTGGCTGCTGAGCAATTGCAATTCACCCAGGTGGCTCGTGGCTTCCGTGATCTTGGCGCGTTTGACATGCCAGGCGTAGCTCGGGTAACCCAGTGATACAATCAGTGATATGAGCGCTACTACGATGATGATTTCAATCAGGGTGAAGCCGTGCTGGTGTTTGTGATTCATTTTGCAATTCTTTAATTGAAGTCTGTCACAATATTAGAAATCTGGATGAATTTTAGCCATACCACTGGTCCATACAACTGGGCCCTTAATCGTATAAGGTGTAAAAAACAGATTATGATATAGTGAATACCGATATAAAAAATGGTCTTGTTTGGGGCTTCTCACAGCGAATAAACGTTGTAAAATTCGTGTCTTGCGAACTTGCAGGATTCTGGGTCGCGTATTGAAACAAAACAGGGGAGAAAGTTAATGCGGAATAGAAATGTGGTGCGATGGTTAATACTGGCACTGGCGGGTTCTGTCAACGTGGCGTGCGTTTCCCAGTCCAGTTATGACGAAGCGGTAGCCGCCCATGAGGCCACGAAAGAGGAAAAAATGGAGCTGAGCAAGAAGCGCGGAGCTTTGGAGGCCAACAATCTGTTTTTGCAAAATCGCCTTAATGACCTGGAAAAAGAATTTGAGCGTTTGGGGCTCGAGTTGAACCAGAAAACCAATACTCTCAGTGTAAAAAACCAGGAGCTGGCCAAAAAAAGTGAAATGTTGGGAGCCAAGAATGCCGAGTTGGATAATGCCAGAAAAGAATTGGAATCCGCATCGGCGAATTTAGCCGCCATCAACAAAGAACTGGCAGAAAAACAAGCGGTGCTTAACAAAACCCAGGATGAATTACGTAAAGCCAGTGAATACATTAAGAAAACTCATAACCTCTATGACTCATTGGTGGGTGAACTGAAAAACGAGCTGGAGTCCAAGCAGGTTAAGATCAAACAAATGAAAGACGGAATCGATGTGAACATGTCTGAGGAGATATTGTTTCCCTCCGGGTCTGCCAAGTTGAACCCATCAGGTGATGCGGTGATTAAAAAAATCAGCGAACGTTTAAAGGATAAAACCTTTCAGATTTTGGTGACGGGCTTTACCGACAACATTCCCATTCGCGGAAAGCTGGCTAATCGTTATCCGACCAATTGGGAATTGGCCGGTGCCCGGGCCGCTAGCGTGGTTCGATTATTAATCGCTTCCGGTGTGCCCAAAGAGCAGCTGGTGGCTGTGTCTTATGCAGAAAACCAGCCTGTTGCCACCAATGAAACCGACGAGGGGCGAGCGCAAAATCGTCGTATTGAGCTGCGTCTGCGGCCTTTACAATAATTGCCTGCGGCCCGGTCCTTATAGCGCCGCAACTTTATTCACTGTTCAGCGGCACACCGATGAGATCGTGCTCGGTGGCGCCGCTGATTTCCACTTCCAAAAAATCGCCCGCTTGGGCCGTGTCTGCGCCATCCAGAATAACCACGCCATCAATCTCCGGGGCATCGGCGGTGGTGCGAGCCAGCAACAAATGATCTTCGGATAGTCCATCGACCAATACCGTC
This region includes:
- a CDS encoding TolC family protein produces the protein MMTSKNTLLRSLASVLLLSLMLPVRAGDTKPQGQTPQKLSLKEFVVKASTNDVGFEAILLDRLSLQYRRDVLLPERDIILQIKQQMHFFEGGRRDGSSAISLSKLFPDTGTRLSATYDKGASLSGNDTASMQVLIAQPLAQNAFGKAIQLQDSLIGVENQISHYQIVEAYEDYLAALTTVWYNWYSAFENLKVARTAVQSGERLLKNILERQRQKIALPVDVNKMKLSLIAKKENRVVLQEIYDNLSNLVYSAMRYRPVGQAGNGGFVPDAPGDTAKLFDFEQEYEHFVSSSRTYAILNLLDKQAGLALDQVADDLLPSTELLLAYDVDAQEWGTGSRDNRFTAGIAVSWPIGRRVDKARYEIEQLQRKKTRLSNQSKLEDLRTNLGNLYLQIQREQELMEISQQKIQLAQAVLKDEKENYSFGKISLNDYISAVNNVDENRFSYTRHVVQLNKLMLEWMRLADRLVDEKEIIDVSTH
- a CDS encoding type II secretion system GspH family protein, with protein sequence MKKSLGMSFVESMVSIAVASILSLAVVSTFSTSSNVIVSHNLKTKANEEGKAAFDMVSRLLRQSQRSSVKITTTDTSTILDLTIPAGYPIWPNDVSPYSDNAIRIQWENGNTINHPNELRIGKAASLSGLNSAVLETLVGHAASMETSITNFQVKPIAGGKYFELTLASLATLKSDMAPSQTVFQGYVLPRN
- a CDS encoding prepilin-type N-terminal cleavage/methylation domain-containing protein, with the translated sequence MRSKTNQGFALLEVLIALAVFAIGLIGISKISTSALRSSVDNNNRSVSLNTASQILIPVYLAANNNPEDFKNQILAFAPGIEVLNNGDRDKFTISIAEAFDDAGTNLLKGKPKPETWISPITVGVKVTFVTLRGPKSIHAPFTFYVNKP
- a CDS encoding prepilin-type N-terminal cleavage/methylation domain-containing protein; amino-acid sequence: MTNQNTSHGFTLIELIIVVAIFSIFASIALPDLATTMARAALKDAAETTALALRKAKTLARTENTNINVNFIQNSGAITLSLPDDTVVQTISLSRVTAVDSASYRFNGFGTVNNTGTISLKSTYDPALRKNITIATLSGQILSQ
- a CDS encoding prepilin-type N-terminal cleavage/methylation domain-containing protein → MNHKHQHGFTLIEIIIVVALISLIVSLGYPSYAWHVKRAKITEATSHLGELQLLSSQHYQDEHSYIKADGTCAVAAPANKHFNFACSGAAHSFTWTASNKANVGLGLSGDFQFTIDHHGTKTTTSFDGSVLSKNCWILSPSTSC
- a CDS encoding OmpA family protein, producing MRNRNVVRWLILALAGSVNVACVSQSSYDEAVAAHEATKEEKMELSKKRGALEANNLFLQNRLNDLEKEFERLGLELNQKTNTLSVKNQELAKKSEMLGAKNAELDNARKELESASANLAAINKELAEKQAVLNKTQDELRKASEYIKKTHNLYDSLVGELKNELESKQVKIKQMKDGIDVNMSEEILFPSGSAKLNPSGDAVIKKISERLKDKTFQILVTGFTDNIPIRGKLANRYPTNWELAGARAASVVRLLIASGVPKEQLVAVSYAENQPVATNETDEGRAQNRRIELRLRPLQ